Proteins from a single region of Hypomesus transpacificus isolate Combined female chromosome 9, fHypTra1, whole genome shotgun sequence:
- the sypl2a gene encoding synaptophysin-like protein 2a translates to MDVFQRLVSGFRLDLGPLKEPLGFIRVLEWVFTIFAFATTGGYTGTSHITSKCNATATEVDVSATFGYPFRMPSTPYLVPTCIGGGTNTTYLMGDYSSSAEFFVSVGVFGFLYCTATLVLYLGYQHIYRETSRGPIVDLFVTAAFAFLWLVSSSAWGKGLTDVKWATNPNNLAQSCTPLCTPGAFPPMGRLNASVIFGFLNLILWGGNCWFIYKETPFHKDPNPPSTMEEGEVTGT, encoded by the exons ATGGATGTTTTTCAG AGGCTGGTATCTGGATTCAGGCTGGATCTGGGACCGCTCAAAGAACCTTTGGGGTTTATTCGGGTATTAGAGTGG GTGTTCACCATCTTTGCCTTTGCCACCACAGGGGGGTACACTGGGACCTCCCACATCACTAGTAAATGTAATGCCACCGCCACTGAGGTGGACGTATCGGCTACATTCGGTTACCCCTTCAG GATGCCGAGCACTCCGTACCTTGTGCCAACGTGCATCGGTGGCGGTACCAACACAACCTACCTTATGGGTGACTATTCCTCCTCAGCAGAGTTCTTCGTGTCTGTCGGTGTGTTTGGCTTCCTCTACTGCACAGCAACCCTGGTGCTGTACCTGGGATACCAACATATCTACCGTGAGACCAGCCGTGGACCCATCGTA GACCTGTTTGTGACTGCAGCCTTTGCCTTCCTGTGGCTGGTGTCGTCCTCGGCCTGGGGGAAAGGCCTGACCGACGTGAAGTGGGCCACCAACCCTAACAACTTAGCACAGAGCTGCACCCCACTCTGCACCCCCGGGGCCTTCCCACCCATGGGACGCCTCAACGCTTCAGTG ATTTTTGGGTTCCTGAATCTGATCCTTTGGGGAGGAAACTGTTGGTTTATATACAAAGAGACTCCTTTCCACAAGGATCCTAACCCACCTTCCACTATGGAGGAGGGCGAAGTCACCGGAACCTAA
- the atxn7l2a gene encoding ataxin-7-like protein 2a — translation MMAVRERAVKVMAALERRVPSLDDFVGQSWSAWAERAGVTASEGHEVEDCNKNGKKSAEAMSLRKEDMSIFGHYPGQDDFYLVVCSHCSQVVKPQAFEKHCERRHGHLGKLYARLRSPPSAQQQRPRHGHSPSSAHTNSASSSSWDGRSQGSGPPRAAPPSPSTPPQYRHSKTGKEGVRHSPLDKSSHGSQSESPIFKQPPPAEPPLSTPPPSLRDPPWPHGGTPPGRPSPSDRVPSQRKESCSAPSLQGHHRVPRPYNKVASRRECDLDKHCGVLDPERKKVCTRLLTCNIHSIHQRRKVVGRSKNFNQLVAELKTGARIRERGGPVSDGGGRGRSPSPETPRDRDYSGAPHCRRPLTNCPAFSRSRTSSESALEEDKPRQEESGVGALSPLTYGRISSDESEADGSDELAEYPSSATHPKPLARCSFGSHALGHGVYTFDRRLHHLRSALNNMVEQHLSGHLWKKIPQATDLQSHSPSTKTLPSSSPSSSCLSSLHSKVRTGSHMSSSLRTSISLGPAREPRGHLSTTTLSQSENSGSSSGQLVAPVTPAVRQTGPGRPKNPVGRPSKQMLRLREEAAAAAAAALRKRKASSQEGEHSGPDRNCIIPQDRGRPPSSSSSVTPKAAAPSTIPHGQTNGTLSPGGKLRPQPSPSESHSPSAAAWAFKRTHSSASSTHSSPPEATPTNSHSRAGPGGGDSGLHVRGGGGGYEHRGLVKKRKGGNNGEPSPPAKPSHRPPSSSSTSPRSNFYPWKDSKGGVLPGGVEKKLGTQKPKLHH, via the exons ATGATGGCGGTACGTGAACGCGCAGTAAAAGTAATGGCTGCTCTGGAACGGCGGGTGCCTAGTCTCGATGATTTCGTGGGGCAAAGCTGGAGTGCCTGGGCCGAACGAGCCGGTGTGACCGCATCGGAAG GGCACGAAGTGGAAGACTGCAACAAGAATGGAAAGAAATCTGCTGAGGCCATGTCACTCCGGAAGGAGG ACATGTCCATTTTTGGCCACTATCCGGGTCAGGACGATTTCTACCTGGTGGTGTGCAGCCACTGCAGCCAGGTGGTCAAGCCCCAGGCCTTTGAGAAGCACTGTGAGAGGCGACACGGACACCTGGGCAAGCTCTACGCTCGCCTCCGCTCCCCGCCGTCTGCCCAACAGCAGCGGCCCCGCCACGGCCACTCCCCGTCGTCCGCCCACACCAACtcggcctcctcctcttcctgggacGGGCGGAGCCAGGGATCGGGGCCGCCTCGGGCAGCTCCGCCCTCCccgtccacccccccccaatacaGACACTCCAAGACTGGCAAGGAGGGAGTTCG ccactcccctctGGACAAGTCCTCCCACGGCAGCCAATCGGAGTCCCCCATCTTCAAGCAGCCCCCGCCTGCTGAGCCCCCGCTGAgcaccccgcccccctccctcagagaCCCTCCCTGGCCACACGGGGGTACCCCGCCTGGACGACCCTCTCCCAGCGACAGGGTCCCCTCCCAAAGAAAGGAGTCCTGCTCGGCCCCTTCCCTCCAAGGGCATCACCGAGTCCCCAGACCCTACAACAAAGTGGCCTCCA ggaGAGAATGTGACCTAGACAAGCACTGTGGAGTCCTGGACCCCGAAAGGAAGAAAGTCTGCACACGTCTGCTGACCTGCAAT ATTCACTCCATCCACCAGCGTAGGAAGGTGGTTGGCCGGAGTAAGAACTTTAACCAGCTGGTCGCTGAACTGAAGACAGGGGCCAGGATCCGTGAGAGGGGCGGTCCTGTCTCGgacggggggggcagggggcgctCTCCCAGCCCGGAGACACCCAGGGACAGGGACTATTCAGGAGCCCCACACTGCAGGAGACCCCTTACCAACTGCCCTGCCTTCAG tcgtTCCAGGACATCTTCAGAGAGTGCCCTGGAGGAAGACAAGCCTAGGCAGGAAGAGAGCGGTGTTGGCGCCCTGTCGCCCCTCACCTACGGACGCATCTCCAGTGACGAGAGTGAGGCGGACGGTTCCGACGAGCTTGCCGAGTATCCGTCTTCTGCCACGCACCCCAAACCACTGGCG CGTTGCTCTTTTGGCAGCCATGCACTGGGCCATGGCGTGTACACCTTCGACCGGAGACTGCACCACCTGCGGTCAGCGCTCAACAACATGGTTGAGCAACACCTCAGTGGCCATCTCTGGAA GAAAATACCTCAAGCCACAGACCTTCAGTCCCACAGCCCCTCGACCAAGAcacttccctcctcttctccctcctcttcctgtttgtccTCTCTGCATTCTAAAGTCAGGACAGGAAGTCACATGAGTTCGTCCCTTAGGACTTCCATCTCTCTCGGACCAGCGAGGGAACCACGTGGTCATCTCTCCACCACTACCCTTAGTCAATCAGAAAACTCTGGTAGTTCTAGTGGCCAGCTTGTGGCCCCCGTGACACCAGCTGTGCGTCAGACAGGTCCTGGAAGGCCCAAGAACCCGGTGGGCCGCCCCAGCAAACAGATGCTCCGCCTCCGAGAGGAGGCTGCCGCCGCTGCAGCCGCCGCGCTCCGCAAGCGCAAGGCGTCATCGCAGGAAGGCGAGCACTCGGGACCCGACAGGAACTGCATCATCCCTCAAGACCGAGGCAGGCCCCCTTCTTCTTCGTCCTCGGTGACCCCCAAGGCCGCCGCCCCCTCCACCATTCCTCACGGCCAGACCAACGGCACACTTTCCCCCGGGGGGAAGCTccgcccccagccctccccctcggAATCTCACTCGCCGTCTGCGGCGGCTTGGGCCTTCAAAAGGACACACTCCTCCGCCTCGTCGACTCACTCCTCGCCCCCTGAGGCCACCCCGACTAACTCCCACAGCCGAGCAGGGCCGGGAGGAGGGGACTCAGGACTGCACGTgcgggggggaggcgggggctaCGAGCACAGGGGACTGGTCAAAAAACGCAAGGGGGGCAACAACGGTGAGCCCTCGCCCCCTGCCAAGCCCTCGCAccgcccaccctcctcctcttccacctctcctcgctCCAACTTCTACCCCTGGAAGGACAGTAAAGGGGGGGTGTTGCCCGGAGGGGTGGAGAAGAAACTGGGTACACAGAAG CCAAAATTGCACCATTAA
- the LOC124471372 gene encoding probable transmembrane reductase CYB561D1 yields MRVDIEYSPVGEGLVMSEFWLYVWMRRVSVIAAHVIALGLTILISLLSRPGTSLFSWHPVCMSIAYCLCMTEGILLFSAEGNTFCFKSRKGKVRLHWFLQALVLVAATTGVGFMIASKNVSERPHLATWHSLLGVATLAATLLQAACGLCLLLPQLRVASPPRLKLYHATCGLVVYLLATVTVVAAVFTDWFQATVKGLVWYAFVLLPLFPGLVVMNQITNAYLPRKKITT; encoded by the exons ATGCGGGTCGATATCGAGTACAGCCCGGTCGGCGAGGGGCTGGTTATGAGCGAGTTCTGGCTTTACGTGTGGATGCGAAGAGTCTCGGTCATCGCTGCGCATGTCATTGCCTTGGGTCTGACCATTCTGATTTCGCTACTGTCCCGTCCTGGAACAA GTCTCTTCTCATGGCATCCAGTCTGCATGTCCATCGCT tACTGCCTGTGCATGACCGAGggcatcctcctcttctcagcCGAAGGAAACACCTTCTGTTTCAAGTCGCGCAAGGGCAAAGTCCGCCTGCACTGGTTTCTCCAAGCCCTGGTCCTGGTGGCAGCCACGACGGGCGTGGGCTTCATGATCGCCAGCAAGAACGTCTCAGAGCGCCCCCATCTGGCCACCTGGCACAGCCTTCTGGGGGTGGCGACACTGGCGGCCACCTTGCTCCAAGCCGCCTGTGGCCTCTGCCTTCTCTTACCTCAACTCAGGGTAGCGTCTCCACCCAGGCTGAAGCTCTACCATGCCACCTGTGGGTTGGTGGTGTATCTCCTGGCGACGGTTACTGTGGTCGCAGCAGTGTTCACTGATTGGTTCCAGGCCACAGTGAAAGGGTTGGTGTGGTATGCCTTTGTGCTGCTCCCGCTATTTCCAGGACTGGTGGTGATGAATCAGATTACGAATGCTTATCTGCCTCGCAAGAAGATCACTACATAG